From Aspergillus chevalieri M1 DNA, chromosome 4, nearly complete sequence, a single genomic window includes:
- a CDS encoding phosphatase YCH1 (BUSCO:EOG092658QH;~COG:D;~EggNog:ENOG410QDRU;~InterPro:IPR001763,IPR036873;~PFAM:PF00581), producing the protein MSSINIATLPRMSRDALSALLLSTSAPSNLAIVDVRDSDHIGGHICGSTWVPSTTLELRIPELVRTLKDKETVVFHCALSQQRGPSAALRYARAREGAVGEEESHKQKVYVLEGGFVQWQEKFGKDKRLTEAYVEDIWREY; encoded by the exons ATGTCTTCGATCAACATCGCAACCCTTCCCCGTATGAGCCGGGATGCTCTATCCGCGCTGCTCCTGTCTACCAGCGCGCCTAGTAACCTGGCTATTGTCGATGTCCGCGACTCAG ACCACATCGGCGGCCACATTTGCGGTTCCACTTGGGTCCCCAGCACCACGCTTGAGCTACGCATTCCCGAACTCGTCCGCACCCTCAAGGACAAAGAAACCGTCGTCTTCCACTGCGCCCTCAGCCAGCAGCGCGGTCCGTCTGCTGCGCTGCGCTATGCGCGGGCGCGCGAGGGCGCTgttggagaggaggagagCCACAAGCAGAAGGTTTATGTGCTGGAGGGTGGATTTGTGCAGTGGCAGGAGAAGTTTGGGAAGGATAAGAGGTTGACGGAGGCTTATGTGGAGGATATTTGGCGGGAGTATTGA
- a CDS encoding mitochondrial 37S ribosomal protein bS21m (COG:S;~EggNog:ENOG410PT0J;~InterPro:IPR001911;~PFAM:PF01165;~go_component: GO:0005840 - ribosome [Evidence IEA];~go_function: GO:0003735 - structural constituent of ribosome [Evidence IEA];~go_process: GO:0006412 - translation [Evidence IEA]), translated as MEMRSLTRCLRPRPAISQLYTKQPSTLLRGQFLRYSSSDNGSSNPQGNERSPTTQPAPSSSLSQSPSATPFSKTPRFTTPPRNSADYGDFETVLNNLNFSRKQTPTTTDNPDAASSLSRDVGASAKTDNYRQPVRRVELKLGPSLGRQVHVEPEKGYDLEAAMRTLNAACMQNKILQTQRRQKFHVRRGQMRKNLRMERWRKLFKFSFTHTVTKIQKMRSQGW; from the coding sequence ATGGAAATGCGTTCCCTGACCAGATGCCTTCGTCCGAGGCCGGCTATCTCGCAGCTCTACACCAAGCAGCCGTCGACCCTCCTGCGAGGCCAATTCCTCCGCTACTCGTCATCAGACAACGGATCCAGCAACCCCCAGGGCAACGAGCGAAGCCCAACTACTCAGCCCGcaccctcctcttctctctcccaATCCCCTTCCGCAACTCCATTCAGCAAGACCCCCAGATTCACCACACCACCACGCAACTCCGCAGACTACGGGGATTTCGAAACCGTCCTCAACAATCTCAATTTCAGCCGCAAGCAAactcccaccaccacagacAACCCAGACGCCGCCTCTTCGCTGTCCCGCGACGTCGGCGCCTCCGCCAAAACAGACAACTACCGGCAACCGGTCCGCCGGGTGGAATTGAAGCTCGGTCCTAGTCTGGGCCGTCAGGTGCACGTTGAGCCGGAGAAGGGGTATGATCTTGAGGCGGCGATGCGGACGCTGAATGCTGCGTGTATGCAGAACAAGATTCTGCAGACGCAGCGGAGGCAGAAGTTCCATGTGCGGAGGGGGCAGATGAGGAAGAATCtgaggatggagaggtgGAGGAAGTTGTTCAAGTTTTCGTTTACTCATACTGTTACGAAGATTCAAAAGATGAGGTCGCAGGGGTGGTAA
- a CDS encoding uncharacterized protein (COG:S;~EggNog:ENOG410PWQS;~TransMembrane:1 (i61-81o)) has translation MSRRRASHSEQLSSLSTLNESPAYPFSSTQQQQQYHQPPRRGPIEGPNGRRLIRRVTWRSSTYKLMASLWVLGVFYIVWLIRDLFYLPFTPSDGVPSPKADDFLAQFMGRQECGISSLSLYNYPEMGDEHGFCRTRASLLSAMSNGGRHGFDAAYTSQGCSYRWYTTAQICEILQKFDGIAFVGDDTLANVYAGFNLLLRENLAFGALKEWDLSPEHRETCRCDSQFTSKSCWPLRVTSSDQVPTQDDAALTRSPYVCSTSTPHAFLSINGSPITKSAHEKFHRLIAQGAGLKKALPIIHSLSHAASYSLPTAQTSMNEWQALAKSTGHNAPFLWIGPTAPGHQKKPAGNDDLPAVWQYAIDTAEAAQDRDMDVLGMYNATLQADSFDGTHYGEKVALMQAMMVSPHDVESRIRLLTVCFSRWSTG, from the exons ATGTCTCGTCGAAGAGCTTCTCACAGCGAGCAACTGTCCTCACTGTCGACTCTCAACGAGTCTCCAGCATATCCTTTTTCGAGCActcaacaacagcaacaatacCATCAACCGCCCCGCCGGGGGCCCATTGAGGGCCCCAATGGCCGTCGGTTGATCCGGAGAGTCACCTGGCGGTCGTCAACGTACAAGCTCATGGCCTCGCTATGGGTCCTGGGGGTCTTTTATATCGTCTGGTTGATTCGCGACCTTTTCTATCTGCCATTCACCCCGTCCGACGGGGTACCAAGCCCGAAAGCAGACGA TTTTCTGGCTCAATTCATGGGCCGTCAGGAGTGTGGGATTTCATCTCTATCCCTCTACAATTATCCGGAGATGGGCGATGAACATGGCTTCTGCCGCACCCGAGCCTCGTTGCTCAGTGCCATGAGCAACGGTGGCCGTCATGGCTTTGATGCCGCTTATACCTCACAGG GCTGTTCCTACCGGTGGTACACCACAGCGCAGATCTGTGAGATACTGCAAAAGTTCGATGGTATTGCCTTCGTGGGAGACGATACCTTGGCCAATGTGTATGCCGGATTCAACCTCCTTCTGCGAGAAAACCTGGCATTTGGTGCTCTGAAGGAATGGGATTTGAGTCCCGAACATCGCGAGACTTGTCGTTGTGACTCGCAGTTCACCAGCAAGTCCTGCTGGCCCCTGCGAGTCACCTCCAGCGATCAAGTACCTACCCAGGATGATGCAGCCCTGACCCGCAGTCCCTATGTCTGCTCGACCT CTACCCCGCATGCATTCCTCTCGATTAACGGCTCACCAATCACAAAGAGCGCACACGAAAAGTTTCATCGGTTAATAGCCCAGGGAGCAGGTCTCAAGAAGGCCCTCCCCATCATCCACAGCCTCTCCCACGCGGCTTCGTATTCCCTACCAACCGCCCAAACCAGCATGAACGAATGGCAGGCTTTGGCCAAAAGCACTGGTCACAACGCCCCGTTCCTCTGGATTGGCCCCACCGCACCCGGCCACCAGAAGAAACCCGCGGGTAACGATGACCTTCCTGCTGTGTGGCAGTATGCCATTGACACGGCTGAAGCTGCGCAAGACAGGGATATGGACGTTCTTGGCATGTATAATGCTACCTTGCAAGCGGATAGCTTCGATGGGACACATTATGGGGAGAAGGTGGCTTTGATGCAGGCGATGATGGTAAGTCCACACGATGTGGAATCAAGAATTCGTTTACTGACAGTTTGCTTCTCCAGGTGGTCAACTGGTTAG
- the PGI1 gene encoding glucose-6-phosphate isomerase (BUSCO:EOG09261RWJ;~COG:G;~EggNog:ENOG410PF7S;~InterPro:IPR035476,IPR035482,IPR018189,IPR001672, IPR023096;~PFAM:PF00342;~go_function: GO:0004347 - glucose-6-phosphate isomerase activity [Evidence IEA];~go_process: GO:0006094 - gluconeogenesis [Evidence IEA];~go_process: GO:0006096 - glycolytic process [Evidence IEA]), translating to MPGFSQATELPAWKTLQDHHTSLGRNIVLKDYFEKDPQRFEKFSRTFNNTVDNSEILFDFSKNFLTEETLSLLVKLAKEANVEQLRDDMFKGEHINFTEDRAVYHAALRNVTNEPMQVDGKSVVEDVNSVLEHMKEFSEQVRSGEWKGYTGKKIDTIINIGIGGSDLGPVMVTEALKPYGDPNMKLHFVSNIDGTHIAEALKNSDPETTLFLIASKTFTTAETTTNANSAKKWFLESAKDESHIAKHFVALSTNEPEVTKFGIDSKNMFGFESWVGGRYSVWSAIGLSVALYIGYDNFHQFLAGANAMDKHFRETPLEQNIPVIGGLLSVWYSDFFGAQTHLVAPFDQYLHRFPAYLQQLSMESNGKAITRSGEYVKYTTGPILFGEPATNAQHSFFQLLHQGTKLIPSDFIMAAESHNPVENGKHQRMLASNFLAQSEALMVGKTPEQVKTEGAPEGLVPHKTFLGNRPTTSILAQKITPSTLGALIAYYEHLTFTEGAVWNINSFDQWGVELGKVLAKNIQKELETDGAGAGHDASTSGLLLAFKKKANLA from the exons ATGCCTGGTTTCTCGCAGGCCACCGAGCTTCCCGCCTGGAAGACCCTCCAGGACCACCACACTTCGCTGGGTCGCAACATTGTCCTCAAGGACTACTTCGAGAAGGACCCTCAGCGCTTCGAGAAGTTCAGCCGCACCTTCAACAACACGGTCGACAACTCGGAAATCCTCTTCGACTTCTCCAAGAACTTCCTGACTGAGGAGACCCTCTCGCTCCTTGTCAAGCTGGCCAAGGAGGCCAACGTTGAGCAGCTGCGCGATGACATGTTCAAAGGTGAGCACATCAACTTCACCGAGGACCGTGCTGTCTACCACGCTGCTCTCCGCAATGTCACCAATGAGCCCATGCAGGTTGACGGCAAGAGCGTCGTCGAGGACGTCAACTCGGTCCTCGAGCACATGAAGGAGTTCTCCGAGCAGGTGAGAAGCGGCGAGTGGAAGGGTTACACTGGCAAGAAGATCGATACCATCATCAACATTGGTATCGGTGGTTCTGATCT CGGCCCCGTTATGGTTACTGAGGCCCTCAAGCCCTACGGTGACCCCAACATGAAGCTGCACTTCGTCTCCAACATTGACGGTACTCATATTGCCGAAGCCCTCAAGAACTCGGACCCCGAGACCACCCTCTTCTTGATCGCCTCCAAGACCTTCACCACCGCCGAAACCACCACAAACGCCAACTCCGCTAAGAAGTGGTTCCTCGAGTCCGCCAAGGATGAGTCTCACATCGCTAAGCACTTCGTCGCCCTCTCGACCAACGAGCCCGAGGTCACCAAGTTCGGCATTGACAGCAAGAACATGTTCGGTTTCGAGTCGTGGGTCGGTGGCCGTTACTCCGTCTGGAGTGCCATTGGTCTGTCCGTCGCCCTCTACATCGGCTACGACAACTTCCACCAGTTCCTGGCCGGTGCTAACGCCATGGACAAGCACTTCCGCGAGACTCCCCTGGAGCAAAACATCCCTGTCATTGGCGGTCTGCTAAGCGTCTGGTACAGCGACTTCTTCGGTGCTCAGACTCACCTTGTTGCTCCTTTCGACCAGTACCTCCACCGCTTCCCCGCCTACCTCCAGCAGCTCTCCATGGAAAGCAACGGCAAGGCCATCACCCGGTCCGGCGAGTATGTCAAGTATACCACCGGCCCCATCCTCTTCGGTGAGCCTGCCACCAACGCCCAGCACAGCTTCTTCCAGCTGCTGCACCAGGGCACCAAGCTCATCCCTTCGGACTTCATCATGGCTGCCGAGTCGCACAACCCCGTTGAGAATGGCAAGCACCAGCGCATGCTGGCCTCCAACTTCCTTGCTCAGTCTGAGGCCCTGATGGTCGGTAAGACCCCCGAGCAGGTCAAGACTGAGGGTGCCCCCGAGGGCCTGGTGCCCCACAAGACCTTCCTTGGAAACCGTCCCACCACCTCCATCCTCGCCCAGAAGATCACCCCCTCCACCTTGGGTGCCCTGATCGCCTACTACGAGCACCTCACCTTCACCGAGGGTGCCGTCTGGAACATCAACTCCTTCGACCAGTGGGGTGTCGAGCTGGGCAAGGTCCTGGCCAAAAACATCCAGAAGGAGCTGGAGACTGATGGTGCCGGTGCTGGGCACGACGCTTCGACCAGCGGTCTGCTGCTCGCTttcaagaagaaggccaacCTGGCATAA
- a CDS encoding caleosin family protein (COG:S;~EggNog:ENOG410PJBN;~InterPro:IPR007736,IPR002048,IPR011992;~PFAM:PF05042;~TransMembrane:1 (i119-139o);~go_function: GO:0005509 - calcium ion binding [Evidence IEA]), giving the protein MPHRSHSKHNSTGEAKLPRKSNLVNGHHPNPLSDIDFDITVANCPPTHRVPAIHADEYIEKPGIARGNLAASTDNPHGDEEYSRKYRKFTPLQQHVLFWDRDADGQIYPWDTYIGFRELGFNIIFSFLAVLIININFSYPTRLAHSYMPDPWFRVYVDSIHKAKHGSDSGTYDPEGRLVPQSFENMFSKYNKHGDGTLTLSELFTMIKGHRCAADPFGWGAAFFEWGSTWLLIQRDGKIYKEDVRAVMDGSIFWKIREERQKAAKGWNKGWGIGGDGFVGSLKVRV; this is encoded by the exons ATGCCACACAGATCACACTCCAAACACAATAGCACTGGAGAAGCCAAATTGCCCAGGAAATCCAACCTTGTCAACGGACACCACCCAAACCCCCTTTCCGACATCGACTTCGACATAACCGTCGCAAACTGCCCTCCCACCCATCGAGTCCCCGCCATCCACGCCGACGAATACATCGAGAAACCCGGAATCGCAAGAGGGAACCTCGCAGCATCAACAGATAACCCACACGGAGATGAAGAATACTCCAGGAAATATCGGAAATTC ACTCCATTGCAACAACATGTCCTTTTCTGGGACCGCGACGCAGATGGCCAGATCTACCCCTGGGACACATATATCGGTTTTCGCGAATTAGGTTTTAACATCATCTTCTCGTTCCTGGCTGTGTTgattatcaatatcaatttcTCGTATCCGACGAGACTTGCGCATTCGTATATGCCGGATCCGTGGTTTAGGGTTTATGTGGATAGCATTCATAAGGCTAAG CACGGCTCTGACAGCGGCACATATGACCCAGAAGGGCGCCTGGTGCCGCAGAGTTTCGAGAATATGTTCAGCAAATATAACAAGCACGGAGACGGAACTTTGACGTTAAGCGAATTGTTCACTATGATTAAAGGGCATCGGTGTGCTGCTGATCCGTTTGGT TGGGGAGCTGCGTTCTTCGAATGGGGATCAACTTGGCTTCTCATACAGCGGGATGggaagatatataaggaGGATGTCCGTGCTGTTATGGAT GGCTCGATATTCTGGAAGATCCGTGAGGAGCGACAGAAAGCCGCAAAAGGATGGAACAAAGGATGGGGAATTGGTGGTGATGGATTTGTAGGTTCGCTGAAAGTACGAGTTTAA
- a CDS encoding uncharacterized protein (COG:S;~EggNog:ENOG410Q2RZ), with amino-acid sequence MSSPAIYTRRFLSNRLPLIFQVPTAKIQRLSTSATAEQATSAKPSPASNPESDGINVSRGKESRYTDAPPSSSMQSPISARRGLPSEAQEGEEQTTTDAQIKNDPRESLEKKRENVRKAGEKPIGKEDFA; translated from the exons ATGTCTTCCCCCGCAATCTACACCAGACGCTTCCTCTCGAACCGTCTCCCTCTCATCTTCCAGG TCCCCACCGCCAAAATCCAACGCTTATCCACCTCAGCGACCGCCGAACAAGCAACCAGCGCCAAACCCTCCCCCGCCAGTAACCCCGAATCAGACGGCATAAATGTCTCGCGCGGTAAGGAGTCTAGATACACCGACGCGCCGCCATCGAGTAGCATGCAATCACCCATCTCAGCGCGACGCGGACTCCCGAGTGAGGCgcaggagggggaggagcaGACAACTACAGATGCACAGATTAAAAATGACCCTAGAGAATcattggagaagaagagggagaatgTGAGGAAGGCAGGGGAGAAGCCTATAGGAAAGGAGGATTTTGCTTGA
- a CDS encoding class I SAM-dependent methyltransferase (COG:S;~EggNog:ENOG410PHVH;~InterPro:IPR003788,IPR029063;~PFAM:PF02636) — MNRAMKRALTQPIKKYQHEALGLGPRRWTRWTSRFVEREWSTPLARTLASAIRVTGPIPIAAFMRQVLTSPEGGYYTTRPDGGGEVFGQKGDFITSPEISQVFGELIGIWTIAEWIAQGRKRSGVQLMEVGPGKGTLMDDMLRAFRNFKTFTSSIDAIYLVEASATLREVQRKLLCGDAAMEETDIGHKSTCKYFDVPIVWVEDIRLLPQEEDKTPFIFAHEFFDALPVHAFESIPPAPENEQPSKKEIMTPTGPITIDNPPKPANTPQWREILVTLNPKAVDENIPGEPEFNLTMAKASTPSSLVIPEISQRYRALKSQPGSTIEISPESRIYAADFARRIGGSSQPTLQGRQGPSSTPANFKKTPSGAALIMDYGTLNTIPINSLRGIQNHQKVPPLSSPGQVDVSADVDFTALAESAIEASEGIEVHGPMEQGDFLRAMGIAERMKQLLEGVHDEGKRKHLESAWQRLVEKGGGGMGKIYKVMAIIPENDGRRRPVGFGGSI; from the exons ATGAACCGCGCTATGAAACGCGCCTTGACGCAGCCAATAAAAAAATACCAACATGAAGCACTCGGATTAGGGCCTCGACGTTGGACCAGATGGACCTCAAGATTCGTCGAAAGGGAATGGTCTACTCCCCTCGCCCGGACCCTGGCGAGCGCAATTAGG GTGACAGGCCCAATCCCCATCGCTGCGTTCATGCGCCAAGTCCTCACATCCCCGGAAGGCGGCTACTACACGACACGACCGGACGGCGGCGGGGAGGTATTTGGACAGAAAGGAGACTTCATCACGTCCCCGGAGATCTCGCAGGTTTTTGGCGAGTTGATTGGCATATGGACGATTGCGGAGTGGATTGCGCAGGGGCGCAAGCGCAGTGGGGTGCAGTTGATGGAGGTTGGGCCGGGGAAAGGGACGTTGATGGATGATATGCTGCGG GCATTCCGGAATTTCAAGACGTTCACTTCGAGTATTGATGCGATTTacctggtggaggcgagCGCGACACTACGAGAAGTGCAGAGGAAGCTTCTTTGCGGCGATGCGGCTATGGAAGAGACAGATATCGGACACAAGAGTACATGCAAGTACTTTGATGTCCCGATAGTCTGGGTTGAGGATATCCGGTTGCTACCTCAAG AAGAGGACAAAACCCCATTCATCTTCGCGCACGAATTCTTTGACGCCCTTCCAGTGCACGCTTTTGAATCTATCCCTCCCGCGCCCGAAAATGAGCAACCTTctaaaaaagaaataatGACCCCCACCGGCCCTATCACAATTGATAACCCCCCGAAACCCGCCAACACCCCGCAGTGGCGTGAGATCCTGGTCACGCTGAACCCAAAAGCCGTGGATGAGAACATTCCCGGCGAGCCGGAATTCAACTTGACTATGGCCAAGGCATCTACACCATCCTCGCTGGTGATCCCGGAGATATCCCAGCGATACCGCGCCCTCAAGTCCCAGCCAGGCTCGACTATCGAAATCAGCCCTGAAAGCCGCATCTACGCAGCCGACTTTGCACGCCGCATTGGAGGATCATCCCAACCTACCCTTCAGGGCAGACAAGGCCCCTCCTCTACCCCAGCCAACTTTAAGAAAACCCCCTCCGGCGCAGCCCTAATCATGGACTACGGAACCCTCAACACAATCCCCATCAACTCCCTCCGCGGCATCCAGAACCATCAAAAGGTTCCACCTCTCTCGTCTCCGGGCCAGGTTGACGTCAGCGCAGACGTGGACTTTACTGCTCTTGCTGAATCCGCCATCGAAGCTAGCGAGGGTATTGAGGTCCACGGGCCCATGGAGCAGGGTGATTTCCTGCGCGCTATGGGGATTGCGGAAAGGATGAAGCAGTTGCTAGAGGGCGTTCACGATgaggggaagaggaagcaTTTGGAGAGTGCGTGGCAGCGGTTGGTTGAAAAAGGAGGTGGGGGTATGGGTAAGATTTATAAGGTTATGGCTATTATTCCGGAGAATgatgggaggaggaggcCGGTTGGCTTTGGGGGTTCAATTTGA
- a CDS encoding uncharacterized protein (COG:S;~EggNog:ENOG410PQYU;~SECRETED:SignalP(1-28);~TransMembrane:1 (n11-23c28/29o312-333i)), which yields MALSRGLSQYLVYVFGLVACLLLQGAVAEKNGAAGDLGSRKAGYVYGQPMPVTCLNRTIDSGEHITDSLGKLQYIPFPTCNETFLPLALRYGVPETVNCTVDSLPDELYHLLEYYVHSDVPMTCRVPTAPLTPFAASSEQDVKEKENGGGTDLDTGEPSYTPLTFALQGTLQRSHLHIWTDMNVLAHSIPSIPNPSANKKSKKKAQKAAPGYVVAGTAYSIPEFHSADLDNQKSFSSSSKEKEKETTIAISEAARDPWTAGHGTKVIRGEPLTFTFHVHWVEGGRGIGWPSGSTSLIPSSAPVEESSGAGALFSRLFFFGLAGSVGAMAALYWERNGGRRRGWKGDGILGVPPPSSRAKGPAGIVYGNSGRMNGYGGFLAAGGSSGTGGTGYGGFSTGKRD from the exons ATGGCCTTATCCCGAGGGTTATCTCAATATCTTGTCTATGTTTTTGGCTTGGTCGCGTGCTTGTTGTTGCAAGGAGCTGTTGCGGAAAAGAATGGCGCTGCTGGTGACCTTGGAAGTAGAAAGGCGGGTTATGTTTATGGACAGCCTATGCCGGTTACTTGTTTGAATCGGACAAT TGACTCCGGCGAACAT ATAACAGACAGCCTCGGAAAACTTCAATATATCCCCTTCCCAACCTGCAACGAAACCTTCCTCCCCCTCGCCCTCCGCTACGGCGTCCCAGAAACAGTCAACTGCACCGTTGACTCCCTCCCCGATGAACTCTACCACCTCCTTGAATACTACGTCCACTCGGATGTACCGATGACATGTCGCGTACCGACTGCTCCACTTACACCATTCGCTGCGTCGTCAGAACAAGATgtcaaagaaaaagagaacgGAGGAGGGACTGATTTGGATACTGGGGAGCCGTCATATACTCCGTTGACTTTTGCATTGCAGGGGACTCTGCAGCGCAGTCATTTGCATATCTGGACGGATATGAACGTGCTCGCGCACAGTATACCATCGATACCTAACCCGTCGGCGAataagaagagcaagaagaaggcgcAGAAAGCGGCGCCGGGGTATGTCGTTGCAGGAACGGCGTACTCGATCCCGGAATTCCACTCTGCCGATCTTGATAACCAAAAGTCTTTTTCTTCGTCAagcaaagagaaagagaaggaaactACCATTGCAATCTCAGAAGCTGCACGCGATCCCTGGACTGCTGGCCACGGCACCAAAGTGATTCGCGGTGAGCCGCTCACCTTCACTTTCCATGTCCACTGGGTTGAAGGCGGAAGGGGAATCGGATGGCCGTCCGGATCGACGTCATTGATTCCGTCGTCAGCGCCTGTTGAGGAGTCATCCGGTGCGGGTGCTCTCTTCTCCAGattgttcttcttcggccTGGCTGGCTCTGTGGGCGCCATGGCCGCGTTGTACTGGGAGCGGAACGGCGGTCGTCGACGTGGTTGGAAAGGCGATGGGATTCTAGGCGTCCCGCCTCCCTCTTCCCGTGCTAAGGGCCCTGCCGGGATCGTTTACGGGAATAGCGGACGGATGAATGGGTATGGAGGTTTTTTGGCTGCTGGTGGCTCTTCTGGGACCGGAGGTACTGGGTATGGGGGGTTTTCGACTGGGAAGAGAGATTGA